The nucleotide window TCCTCAATTGTTGAAATTGAAAATCGTTATCAATCAATACAGAAGGAGCATCATGCTGTCAACAAGGAGTTGCCGATTTTTCTTGTTTGCCGTGATTTCCGGTAAATGTCTGCAAAATCGGTCGAGTGCGGCGGCGGTGCGGCGTGGCGGGAGGCACGCCCATGCGCGAAGACGCCGGAAGAGCTGCCGGATATGACCTTCATGGCCCAAACCGTCCTCACGGTCCGGGAAGGAAGAAGGGGGAGCTTATTCCACCGGCTCCCAGGCGTCGCCTTCGGGGTCCACTTCGGGCAGGGAGCAGGGCGGGATATCCACATGGCGGTTGCCCTTGCCCTTGTCGATGAACGACGGGGCAGGGCCCACCAGCACGTTGAGGGTCCCGGCCAGGTAGACCTGGCCCTTGATGCCGGTGAAGTCGTTCAGGTCGGTCCAGGCGAAGGTGTTGGCCGTGGCTTCCAGCTTCTCGAAGGAATGGCAATAGAGGGCGTAGCGCGACTGGCCGCGCACCCGGTTGTTGGCGAAGAAGCCGCGTGAGCCGGTCTGGACGATGCCGCGCGCCCCGGTCCCGCCGCCCATGACGATGTCGTTGCAGGTGACCACCATGTCGTTGGCATAGAGCAGCATGCCGGTGGAGTTGTCGCCGCGCCCCTCGATGCGGTTCCCGGTGACGGCGATGCGGTTGTTTCGGGAAAAGTCCGCGCCGCCGGAAGTGTCGAAATACCAGCCCGCCACGATGCCGTTGGGGCCAAACTTGTGGGGCCAGGCGATGCCCTCCTCGTCCGTGGTGATGCGGTTGCCGGAAATGTCGATGGACCCCTTGCCCTTGTCCGACCGGACGTTGTCCAGGACCTCGATGCCGTTGCGCGAGGTGCGGTGGATGGTGTTCTGGGCGATGGTGATCTCCGCGCCCCAGGTCCAGTCCGCCAGCACGCCGTATCCGGCCA belongs to Pseudodesulfovibrio portus and includes:
- a CDS encoding right-handed parallel beta-helix repeat-containing protein — translated: MTLNSELFRKRSGTGADFLTPTRLAPLFSLLAVLLCLACPARADGIMVTGTGMPAQDVPNVQAAVDKGGLVQLRGNFNFGPDGRVRITKNVRIQGEADSVGEAKTTITGGFWTFHAPLPVKGAPPADKGPIISVRTIRFDGAKSTPLHFPHVGGLDVRGCTVTDVIPQPVDIPWSGGDTLPFQAGIVVGNRIDYPKGPLKRAVTGTIRIEDNRFLMENNRPDAVAGYGVLADWTWGAEITIAQNTIHRTSRNGIEVLDNVRSDKGKGSIDISGNRITTDEEGIAWPHKFGPNGIVAGWYFDTSGGADFSRNNRIAVTGNRIEGRGDNSTGMLLYANDMVVTCNDIVMGGGTGARGIVQTGSRGFFANNRVRGQSRYALYCHSFEKLEATANTFAWTDLNDFTGIKGQVYLAGTLNVLVGPAPSFIDKGKGNRHVDIPPCSLPEVDPEGDAWEPVE